Proteins from a single region of Pseudarthrobacter sp. NIBRBAC000502772:
- a CDS encoding malonic semialdehyde reductase, whose amino-acid sequence MTIAHEEAVIDSAAVDAIFAEARTANSFTGEVTEDQARAIYELTKFGPTAFNSQPLRVTYVRSDEARATLVDTLANGNKAKTASAPLVAILSYDTAWAEQWDNFLPEYNAPKAMYDAAPDLAASTGNNNAHLQAGYFILAVRSLGLAAGPMTGADFGAIDAAFFPAGDQKSFLVVNIGQAGADAWGAAKPKFSYEDVVRTV is encoded by the coding sequence ATGACTATTGCCCACGAAGAAGCGGTTATCGATTCGGCCGCCGTCGACGCCATTTTTGCCGAGGCCCGCACGGCCAACTCCTTCACCGGTGAGGTGACCGAGGACCAGGCCCGCGCCATCTACGAGCTCACCAAGTTCGGCCCCACGGCTTTCAACTCCCAGCCCCTCCGCGTGACCTACGTCCGCTCGGACGAGGCCCGCGCCACGCTGGTGGACACCCTGGCCAACGGCAACAAGGCCAAGACCGCCTCCGCGCCGCTGGTTGCCATCCTCAGCTACGACACCGCCTGGGCCGAGCAATGGGACAACTTCCTCCCCGAATACAACGCACCCAAGGCCATGTACGACGCCGCCCCGGACCTGGCTGCGTCCACCGGCAACAACAACGCCCACCTGCAGGCCGGCTACTTCATCCTGGCCGTCCGGTCCCTCGGCCTCGCAGCCGGCCCGATGACCGGAGCCGACTTCGGTGCCATCGACGCCGCGTTCTTCCCGGCCGGCGACCAGAAGAGCTTCCTGGTGGTCAACATCGGCCAGGCCGGCGCAGACGCCTGGGGCGCAGCGAAGCCCAAGTTCAGCTACGAGGACGTTGTCCGCACCGTCTGA
- a CDS encoding SGNH/GDSL hydrolase family protein, with amino-acid sequence MNVWKQDIAAKNTAVDPAPHPWHRLVALGDSFTEGIGDPEPRSEGGIRGWADRVAEELSANQPDFAYANLAVRGLLVQQILDHQLAAAVALKPDLVTLSAGGNDIVFRRSDPDRLAEKIDDGVAQLARSGATVVLFAGPDWGATPVFSQIRGKVAIFNENLHAVAARHDAVMVDLWFLRELSNPGMWDPDRLHFSPLGHHTIAAAVLKALGVAHTLEPLEPKPPLPRSWKEARTEDLIWAREYLVPWVIRQLKHPAAGELTAKRPEPRPVFGIGTPPGPFIGGHAA; translated from the coding sequence ATGAACGTCTGGAAACAGGACATTGCAGCCAAGAACACCGCTGTGGATCCGGCGCCCCACCCGTGGCACCGCCTCGTGGCACTGGGCGATTCCTTTACCGAGGGGATCGGGGATCCCGAGCCGCGCAGCGAGGGTGGTATTCGCGGCTGGGCGGACCGTGTGGCCGAGGAGCTCAGTGCGAACCAGCCTGATTTCGCCTACGCCAACCTTGCCGTCCGGGGCCTGCTGGTACAGCAGATCCTCGACCACCAGCTTGCCGCGGCGGTCGCCCTGAAACCTGACCTGGTCACGCTCTCCGCCGGCGGTAACGACATTGTTTTCCGGCGCAGCGATCCTGACCGGCTCGCAGAAAAAATCGACGACGGCGTGGCCCAACTGGCAAGGTCCGGCGCCACCGTGGTCCTCTTTGCCGGGCCGGACTGGGGTGCGACGCCGGTCTTCAGCCAGATCCGCGGCAAAGTGGCCATCTTCAACGAGAACCTCCACGCGGTGGCGGCGCGACACGACGCGGTCATGGTTGACCTGTGGTTCCTGCGCGAACTGTCGAACCCGGGCATGTGGGATCCGGACCGGCTGCACTTCTCGCCGCTGGGGCACCACACCATCGCCGCGGCCGTGCTGAAGGCCCTGGGTGTTGCGCACACCCTGGAGCCGTTGGAGCCTAAGCCACCGCTGCCCCGCAGCTGGAAGGAAGCCCGGACCGAGGACCTCATCTGGGCCCGGGAATACCTGGTTCCGTGGGTGATCCGGCAACTGAAGCACCCCGCAGCAGGGGAGCTGACCGCCAAGCGCCCCGAGCCGCGGCCGGTCTTCGGCATCGGAACCCCGCCCGGACCGTTCATCGGCGGTCACGCGGCCTGA
- a CDS encoding amidase: MADIHELPAVRLRDALRAGELSAREATAHFLARIAEQNPLLGAFVTVTADQAMTDAAAADARFIQFRKDSGNDSARDSGGSAGALPLLHGMPVAFKDLTDVAGVVTTHGSAALDHKPAPADGALAAVLKAAGVVSLGKTQVPEFGLTAYSENRIAPPSRNPHAPSRSSGGSSGGSAAAVAAGLLPFAPGTDGGGSVRIPAAACGLVGLKPGRGVVPSGESSGDPARLVVAGPLARSAADSALLMDALAPSRDSSYLDAVAHEPRPLRIGLTLDSPWFATFPFTPEPEALAALQAGTEMLEHAGHAVSEAAIRYDNRYPDAFTTAWTAAVGTARISPHREALLAPLTRTFRRRAQQRSAAKLNESVAFLRQFERDTITQYGGWDLMLMPALAQTPRPVGWFTGATHGDEPWPAAEWPGDADGDYRRQCEFAPWSSMVNVCGLPAITIPVHWTGGQPAHGLPMGIQLVGRAGSELLLLQVAAQLGF, encoded by the coding sequence TTGGCTGACATCCACGAACTGCCGGCTGTTCGGCTCCGGGATGCGCTCCGCGCGGGAGAGCTTTCAGCGCGGGAAGCCACAGCCCATTTCCTGGCCCGGATCGCAGAGCAGAACCCGTTGCTGGGCGCCTTTGTCACGGTCACGGCGGATCAGGCGATGACCGACGCAGCCGCCGCCGATGCCCGGTTCATCCAGTTCCGAAAAGACTCCGGGAACGACTCCGCGCGGGACTCCGGAGGCAGCGCGGGCGCCCTGCCACTTCTGCACGGCATGCCGGTGGCATTCAAGGACCTGACCGACGTCGCCGGCGTGGTGACCACCCATGGAAGCGCTGCACTTGACCACAAACCGGCGCCCGCCGATGGCGCCCTCGCCGCAGTCCTCAAGGCCGCTGGTGTGGTCTCACTGGGCAAGACCCAGGTTCCGGAGTTTGGGCTGACGGCCTACAGCGAAAACCGCATCGCACCGCCGTCGCGCAATCCCCATGCCCCGAGCCGGAGTTCCGGCGGCTCCTCGGGAGGCAGCGCTGCCGCGGTGGCCGCTGGCCTGCTTCCGTTCGCGCCAGGGACCGACGGCGGGGGTTCGGTCCGCATCCCGGCCGCCGCCTGCGGCCTCGTGGGACTCAAACCCGGCCGCGGCGTGGTGCCGTCGGGCGAGAGTTCAGGCGACCCCGCCCGCCTGGTTGTAGCGGGGCCCCTGGCCCGCAGCGCAGCCGACTCGGCCCTGCTGATGGATGCTCTGGCACCGTCCCGTGACAGCAGTTATCTCGACGCCGTGGCACACGAGCCGCGCCCGCTGCGCATAGGCCTGACCCTGGACAGCCCCTGGTTCGCCACATTTCCGTTCACGCCCGAACCCGAAGCCTTGGCCGCGCTGCAGGCGGGCACCGAAATGCTGGAGCATGCCGGGCACGCCGTCAGCGAAGCCGCCATCCGCTACGACAACCGCTACCCGGACGCCTTCACCACCGCGTGGACCGCCGCCGTCGGAACCGCCCGGATCAGTCCGCACCGCGAAGCACTTCTGGCCCCGCTGACCCGCACCTTCAGACGCCGGGCCCAGCAGCGCAGCGCCGCAAAACTCAATGAATCGGTGGCGTTCCTGCGGCAATTCGAACGTGACACGATCACGCAGTACGGCGGCTGGGACCTGATGCTGATGCCGGCCCTGGCGCAGACGCCGCGCCCCGTGGGCTGGTTTACCGGCGCCACGCACGGCGACGAACCGTGGCCGGCAGCAGAATGGCCCGGGGACGCCGACGGCGACTACCGCCGGCAGTGCGAATTCGCCCCGTGGTCCTCCATGGTGAATGTCTGCGGCCTGCCTGCCATCACCATTCCCGTGCACTGGACCGGCGGGCAACCCGCGCATGGCCTGCCGATGGGGATCCAGCTTGTAGGGCGGGCGGGATCGGAACTGCTCCTTCTCCAGGTGGCGGCCCAGCTCGGCTTCTGA
- a CDS encoding rhodanese-like domain-containing protein, whose amino-acid sequence MSDFDTVPVNDVPADAVILDVREDYEWVAGHAEDAVHIPLDQLPARLDELDPDQDVYVICRTGGRSFRAAQWLTGQGYTAINVAGGMDQWLESGKPLVSDNGLKPLIL is encoded by the coding sequence ATGAGCGATTTTGATACCGTGCCCGTCAACGACGTCCCAGCCGACGCCGTGATTCTGGATGTCCGCGAAGACTACGAATGGGTAGCCGGACACGCCGAGGACGCCGTGCACATTCCCCTGGACCAGCTTCCGGCGCGGCTTGACGAACTGGACCCGGACCAGGACGTCTATGTCATCTGCCGCACTGGCGGACGGTCCTTCCGCGCCGCGCAATGGCTCACCGGACAGGGCTATACAGCCATCAACGTGGCCGGCGGAATGGACCAGTGGCTCGAGTCCGGCAAGCCACTCGTGTCCGACAACGGCCTCAAGCCGCTCATTCTGTAG
- a CDS encoding serine hydrolase, with product MSEPRKRPSWIRSSAALAAIVAVVLTGCTAAPPAPVQVTRATVTYRTILEEFSKRMLDLGAPAVLIEARIDGEVFSSARGVRSLETSTPAEVNDPVHVASVTKSMVAVSVLKLVEEGIIQLQDPVGRHLPEFDTLMKPPGPVTVEHLLRHTSGMPNYYDPQLTSRTLQQALTQPITAEEILALTASVPWVLTPGGGMQYANANYIALGLMVQRLRGQPIAEVLRSDTIEPLKLTGTHLTGPGPAPATMVHGYITIDGVRVDTTYLAGLIGDTAAGLVSTVGDLNTFYAALMDGRLLKPATVKEMLLAPEGYGLGLERWGDACEGGFYYGHPGDTAGYGTMALTTPDARRQLTINLAYPPGPLNLTPYAPSNELAWEVLRIARKALDSTC from the coding sequence ATGTCGGAGCCTCGGAAGCGCCCATCATGGATCCGGTCCTCCGCCGCTCTGGCCGCCATCGTGGCAGTCGTGCTGACGGGCTGCACAGCGGCACCGCCGGCGCCTGTGCAGGTCACCCGAGCGACCGTGACATACCGAACCATCCTTGAGGAATTCAGCAAAAGGATGCTGGACCTCGGAGCCCCGGCAGTCCTGATCGAGGCACGGATCGACGGCGAGGTCTTTTCATCGGCTCGCGGGGTCCGCAGCCTCGAAACATCGACGCCGGCCGAAGTCAACGACCCGGTCCACGTCGCCAGTGTCACCAAGTCCATGGTGGCCGTTTCGGTCCTCAAGCTCGTCGAGGAAGGCATCATCCAGCTCCAGGACCCGGTGGGACGACACCTCCCCGAATTCGACACCCTGATGAAGCCGCCAGGCCCTGTCACGGTGGAGCATCTCCTGCGCCACACCAGCGGAATGCCCAACTATTACGACCCGCAGCTGACGTCGCGCACGCTGCAGCAGGCGCTGACGCAGCCCATCACGGCTGAAGAAATTCTTGCCCTGACAGCCAGCGTGCCCTGGGTGCTGACTCCCGGCGGTGGCATGCAGTACGCCAACGCGAACTACATTGCCCTTGGCCTCATGGTGCAGCGCCTTCGCGGCCAGCCCATCGCCGAGGTCCTCCGGTCAGACACTATCGAACCCCTCAAGCTGACCGGCACCCACCTGACGGGACCCGGCCCGGCACCCGCAACCATGGTCCACGGCTACATCACCATCGACGGCGTTCGCGTCGACACGACGTACCTGGCCGGGCTCATCGGCGACACCGCGGCCGGCCTGGTCTCGACCGTTGGCGACCTGAACACGTTCTACGCTGCCCTAATGGACGGGCGGCTCCTGAAGCCGGCCACCGTCAAAGAGATGCTTCTGGCGCCCGAGGGCTACGGGCTGGGCCTCGAGCGGTGGGGCGACGCCTGTGAAGGCGGCTTCTACTACGGCCACCCGGGCGACACGGCAGGATACGGAACGATGGCCCTGACAACCCCGGACGCCAGGCGCCAGTTGACCATTAATCTGGCGTATCCACCTGGACCGCTAAACCTCACCCCGTACGCGCCCAGCAATGAGCTGGCCTGGGAAGTATTGAGGATCGCGCGGAAGGCACTCGACAGCACTTGCTGA
- a CDS encoding uracil-xanthine permease family protein, whose translation MSMLGMKWKLHGTGKSIKPGHVVAPDERLAWPLTIGVGMQHVVAMFGATFLVPIITGMPPATTLFFSGIGTLLFLVITKGRVPSYLGSSFAFIAPIMASQQQFGVPGALGGVVLAGVALALIGAIVQKFGAGWINRLMPPIVTGAIVALIGLNLAPAAKMNFDAAPVTAVITLATIILVSVLFRGIVGRLSILVGVVVGYLVAMLRGEVSYEKMEAAAWVGLPHFQTPEFHVGVLGLFVPVVLVLVAENIGHVKSVAAMTGQNLDGVSGRALMADGAATVLAGIGGGSGTTTYAENIGVMAATKVYSTAAYWVAGVFAIVLSFSPKFGELIATVPQGVLGGAATMLYGMIGILGVKIWVQNKVNFSNPVNLTTAAVALIIGIADYTWTIGELTFTGIALGSAAALVIYHGMKAIAKARGSVAEPETEHAGLPPAVKAAVNAAAKRAHKKR comes from the coding sequence ATGAGCATGCTCGGAATGAAATGGAAGCTCCACGGCACCGGCAAATCGATTAAGCCCGGCCATGTGGTTGCTCCGGATGAGCGGCTGGCGTGGCCCCTGACCATCGGCGTGGGCATGCAGCACGTCGTGGCCATGTTCGGAGCCACCTTCCTGGTGCCCATCATCACCGGCATGCCGCCGGCCACCACCCTCTTCTTCTCCGGCATCGGCACGCTGCTGTTCCTGGTGATCACCAAGGGCCGCGTTCCCAGCTACCTCGGCTCCAGCTTCGCGTTCATCGCGCCCATCATGGCGTCCCAGCAGCAGTTCGGCGTGCCCGGCGCGCTGGGCGGAGTGGTGCTCGCCGGCGTCGCACTTGCCCTGATCGGCGCGATCGTGCAGAAGTTCGGCGCGGGCTGGATCAACCGGCTGATGCCGCCCATCGTCACCGGCGCCATCGTGGCACTGATCGGCCTGAACCTTGCCCCCGCGGCGAAAATGAACTTCGACGCCGCCCCCGTCACCGCCGTGATCACGCTGGCCACCATCATCCTGGTCAGCGTTCTTTTCCGCGGAATTGTCGGCCGGCTCAGCATCCTGGTGGGCGTGGTGGTGGGGTACCTCGTGGCCATGCTGCGCGGCGAAGTGAGCTACGAAAAAATGGAGGCCGCCGCCTGGGTCGGCCTGCCGCACTTCCAGACCCCCGAATTCCACGTGGGCGTGCTTGGCCTCTTTGTCCCCGTGGTGCTGGTCCTCGTGGCCGAGAACATCGGGCACGTAAAGTCCGTGGCGGCCATGACCGGCCAGAACCTCGACGGCGTCTCCGGCCGCGCGCTGATGGCCGACGGTGCCGCCACGGTCCTCGCCGGCATCGGCGGCGGCTCAGGCACCACCACGTACGCGGAGAACATCGGCGTTATGGCGGCCACCAAGGTGTATTCGACGGCGGCGTACTGGGTTGCCGGCGTCTTCGCCATTGTGCTGAGCTTCTCGCCGAAATTCGGCGAACTCATTGCCACAGTCCCGCAGGGCGTGCTGGGCGGAGCGGCCACCATGCTGTACGGCATGATCGGCATCCTGGGCGTCAAGATCTGGGTGCAGAACAAGGTGAATTTCTCCAACCCCGTGAACCTGACCACCGCCGCCGTCGCGCTGATCATCGGCATCGCGGATTACACATGGACCATCGGGGAGCTGACGTTCACGGGCATCGCCCTCGGCTCCGCCGCCGCCCTGGTGATTTACCACGGAATGAAAGCCATCGCGAAGGCACGCGGCTCGGTGGCCGAACCGGAAACGGAGCATGCGGGCCTGCCTCCCGCCGTCAAGGCAGCCGTCAACGCAGCAGCGAAACGCGCGCATAAGAAGCGCTGA
- the pgm gene encoding phosphoglucomutase (alpha-D-glucose-1,6-bisphosphate-dependent) yields the protein MASRAGTVAQPQDLVDITALLDAYYDITPDLGDPGQRVAFGTSGHRGSSLKASFNEKHIVAITQAIVEYRAGQGITGPLFLAKDTHALSEPAQNSALEVLAANGVHVMVDARHGYTPTPALSHAILTYNNNRQPGTPEADGIVVTPSHNPPGDGGFKYNPPHGGPADSDATGWIANRANELLENDLRGVKRIPVADALAADSTGKFDFLSSYVDDLPSVLNLDAIREAGVRIGADPMGGAAVDYWGEIGERHHLDLTVVNPTVDPQWAFMTLDWDEKIRMDCSSPFAMASLINRMSDGGSSAAFDVATGNDADADRHGIVTPLIDGVGGLMNPNHYLAVAIDYLYRNRSGWNPNSVVGKTLVSSSIIDRVAESLGRKLVEVPVGFKWFVPGLLSGEGAFGGEESAGASFNKLDGSVWTTDKDGILLALLASEITAVTGKSPSQLYKGLTDQFGAPVYARIDAAATREQKAALGKLSPSDVTATELAGETITAKLTEAPGNGASIGGLKVVTENAWFAARPSGTEDVYKIYAESFKGEEHLKQVQAEAKALVDGVIA from the coding sequence ATGGCTAGCCGCGCGGGCACAGTTGCCCAACCCCAGGACCTTGTTGACATCACTGCGCTCCTCGATGCGTATTACGACATCACGCCGGATCTGGGTGATCCCGGCCAGCGCGTGGCGTTCGGCACTTCCGGGCACCGCGGATCGAGCCTCAAGGCGTCGTTCAACGAAAAGCACATCGTCGCGATCACGCAGGCAATCGTGGAGTACCGCGCCGGGCAGGGCATCACCGGCCCGCTGTTCCTGGCGAAGGACACCCACGCCCTCAGCGAGCCGGCGCAGAACTCCGCCCTGGAGGTTCTCGCAGCTAACGGCGTGCACGTGATGGTCGACGCGCGGCACGGCTACACCCCCACACCGGCACTGAGCCACGCCATCCTCACCTACAACAACAACCGCCAGCCCGGCACTCCGGAAGCGGACGGCATTGTGGTGACGCCCAGCCACAACCCGCCCGGAGACGGCGGCTTCAAGTACAACCCTCCGCACGGCGGCCCGGCCGATTCCGACGCCACGGGCTGGATCGCCAACCGTGCCAACGAACTCCTCGAAAACGACCTGCGGGGAGTGAAGCGCATCCCTGTCGCCGACGCCCTCGCCGCGGACAGCACCGGCAAGTTCGACTTCCTCAGCAGCTACGTTGACGACCTCCCGTCCGTGTTGAACCTGGACGCCATCCGCGAGGCCGGTGTCCGCATCGGCGCCGACCCCATGGGCGGGGCTGCAGTGGATTACTGGGGCGAGATCGGCGAGCGCCACCACCTGGACCTGACCGTAGTGAACCCCACCGTGGATCCCCAGTGGGCGTTCATGACCCTGGACTGGGACGAGAAGATCCGGATGGACTGCTCCTCGCCGTTCGCCATGGCTTCCCTGATCAACAGGATGTCCGACGGCGGCAGTTCAGCCGCGTTCGACGTCGCCACCGGTAACGACGCGGACGCCGACCGCCACGGCATCGTTACACCTCTTATCGACGGGGTGGGTGGCCTGATGAACCCGAACCACTACCTCGCCGTCGCCATCGATTACCTCTACCGCAACCGCAGCGGCTGGAACCCCAACTCGGTGGTGGGCAAGACCCTGGTTTCGTCCTCGATCATCGACCGTGTGGCGGAAAGCCTGGGCCGCAAACTGGTTGAGGTCCCTGTGGGCTTCAAGTGGTTTGTGCCGGGGCTGCTGTCCGGCGAAGGCGCGTTCGGCGGCGAAGAGTCTGCCGGCGCTTCCTTTAACAAGCTGGACGGCAGCGTCTGGACCACCGACAAGGACGGCATCCTGCTGGCGCTGCTGGCCTCGGAGATCACCGCGGTCACCGGCAAGTCGCCATCGCAGCTGTACAAGGGCCTGACCGACCAGTTCGGCGCTCCCGTCTACGCGCGCATTGATGCAGCAGCCACGCGGGAGCAGAAGGCGGCACTCGGCAAGCTCTCGCCGTCGGACGTCACTGCAACTGAACTGGCCGGCGAAACCATCACCGCCAAGCTGACCGAGGCGCCCGGCAACGGCGCGTCGATCGGCGGGCTCAAGGTGGTCACGGAGAACGCCTGGTTCGCCGCACGCCCGTCCGGGACCGAGGACGTCTACAAGATCTACGCCGAGTCCTTCAAGGGCGAGGAGCACCTCAAGCAGGTCCAGGCGGAAGCCAAGGCGCTGGTAGACGGCGTCATCGCCTAG
- the pheA gene encoding prephenate dehydratase — translation MPATPVTYTFLGPEGTFTEAALMQVPDAADATRIPASNVNAALDMVRDGVADAAMVPIENSVEGGVTATLDAIASGQELRIIREVLVPISFVLVARPGVELADIRRISTHGHAWAQCRLWVDQNIPGAEYVAGSSTAAAAMGLLDGDAHYDAAICAPIVAQEQPGLTVLADNIGDNPGAVTRFILVSRPGALPERTGADKTTVVVPLPEDRPGALMEILDQFATRGVNLSRIESRPTGQYLGHYFFSIDADGHIADARVADALAGLHRISPATRFLGSYGRADAQSSSVAQHTSDEAFQAAHEWVGQILQGE, via the coding sequence ATGCCCGCGACACCTGTTACGTACACCTTCCTCGGGCCTGAGGGGACGTTCACCGAGGCGGCGCTGATGCAGGTTCCGGATGCCGCCGATGCCACCCGCATCCCGGCCTCCAACGTCAACGCTGCGCTGGACATGGTCCGCGATGGCGTTGCGGACGCAGCGATGGTCCCTATCGAGAACTCGGTAGAAGGCGGGGTCACGGCCACCCTGGACGCCATCGCCAGCGGGCAGGAACTGCGAATCATCCGCGAAGTCCTGGTCCCCATCAGCTTTGTCCTGGTGGCCCGACCCGGTGTGGAGCTGGCGGATATTCGACGGATTTCCACGCACGGCCATGCCTGGGCACAGTGCCGTCTCTGGGTGGATCAGAATATTCCAGGTGCAGAATATGTTGCCGGCTCCTCCACAGCGGCGGCAGCCATGGGCCTCCTTGACGGCGACGCCCACTACGACGCCGCGATCTGTGCGCCCATTGTGGCCCAGGAGCAGCCAGGGCTGACAGTCCTGGCGGACAACATCGGCGACAATCCGGGAGCAGTGACGCGGTTCATCCTGGTGAGCAGGCCGGGCGCACTGCCCGAACGGACCGGTGCGGACAAGACCACGGTGGTAGTCCCGCTTCCGGAAGACCGCCCGGGTGCGCTGATGGAAATCCTGGACCAGTTCGCCACGAGGGGCGTGAACCTCAGCCGGATCGAATCCCGGCCTACGGGCCAGTACCTGGGGCACTACTTCTTCAGCATCGACGCTGACGGGCACATCGCGGATGCCCGTGTGGCAGATGCTTTGGCCGGTCTTCACCGCATCAGCCCGGCCACCCGCTTCCTGGGCTCGTATGGACGGGCTGACGCCCAAAGCTCCAGCGTCGCGCAACACACCTCCGACGAGGCATTCCAGGCGGCGCATGAATGGGTGGGGCAGATTCTGCAGGGGGAATGA
- a CDS encoding nuclease-related domain-containing protein — MGAGDGAAEQSRLAAERVQRLKRQLDQAERATKPCDAGAVGERLVADRLGLLIPHGWYLLNDVRWPGRPKAILDHVLVGPGGVVVVDAKNWTGEVSVAAGVLWQGRFARTQSVDGALAQCAAVASVLAPPHRRFVRPLICLTGQPDFFGITNSDVAVAGADRVVAAVLALPPVLDQRTVVGLYAHLGEQLTQESVAESPAVNSLTVKPLTVKSPTVKPPTVTSPTVEPAGGGPPVAGPPRSGQTGGRSGPRQPAYRTRRGARSGTGSGGSGRARKSKAQHDAASGMTRLMFLAAFVVFAVYVLPYWGR; from the coding sequence ATGGGGGCAGGAGACGGCGCGGCCGAGCAGTCGAGGCTTGCTGCAGAACGGGTGCAGCGGCTGAAACGCCAACTCGATCAGGCCGAACGGGCCACGAAGCCGTGCGACGCCGGTGCTGTTGGCGAACGGCTCGTGGCGGACAGGTTGGGCCTGCTCATTCCGCACGGCTGGTACCTGCTGAACGACGTCCGCTGGCCCGGGCGCCCCAAAGCCATCCTTGACCATGTGCTGGTGGGTCCCGGCGGGGTGGTGGTGGTCGATGCCAAGAACTGGACCGGCGAGGTCAGTGTCGCCGCCGGGGTCCTGTGGCAGGGCCGGTTTGCCAGGACGCAGTCGGTTGACGGGGCATTGGCGCAGTGCGCCGCCGTCGCGTCCGTGCTGGCGCCGCCCCACCGGCGGTTCGTCCGCCCGTTGATCTGCCTCACCGGGCAGCCGGACTTCTTCGGCATCACCAATTCAGACGTCGCCGTGGCAGGGGCAGACCGCGTTGTTGCTGCCGTCCTGGCGCTGCCCCCGGTGCTGGACCAGCGGACGGTGGTGGGCCTGTATGCGCACCTCGGCGAGCAGCTCACGCAGGAATCTGTGGCGGAAAGTCCTGCGGTGAACTCGCTGACCGTGAAGCCGCTGACCGTGAAGTCACCGACCGTTAAGCCACCGACCGTGACGTCACCGACTGTAGAGCCGGCGGGCGGAGGGCCGCCGGTGGCTGGGCCGCCGCGGTCCGGGCAGACAGGGGGCCGGAGCGGGCCCCGGCAGCCCGCCTATCGCACCCGCCGTGGGGCGCGTAGTGGGACGGGCAGCGGCGGCTCGGGACGCGCCAGGAAGTCGAAGGCGCAGCACGACGCGGCCAGTGGAATGACCCGGCTGATGTTCCTGGCTGCCTTTGTGGTTTTTGCCGTCTACGTGCTGCCGTATTGGGGACGGTAG
- a CDS encoding peptidase E, translating to MPAEQPTILATSGGYRQGFRTRLEFDRLLHYAVELSGASGRPPRVTHVGTAAGDQRGFNAEMDEAARLAGFDFSHLNLFTMPNHADPEAHLLEQDVVWVNGGSVVNLLAVWRAHGLDGILHRAWQHGVVLAGVSAGSICWFQGGTTDSFGPELRAVTNGLAFLPYANGVHYDSEERRRPLVHRLVADGTLGETHCTDDGVGLVYHGTELVEAVAEVRGKGAYIVTAEAGGADGTTASERRLEPRFLG from the coding sequence TTGCCCGCTGAGCAGCCCACCATCTTGGCCACGTCTGGAGGCTACAGGCAGGGTTTTCGAACACGCCTGGAGTTTGACCGCCTGCTGCACTACGCCGTGGAGCTTTCCGGAGCCAGCGGACGGCCGCCGCGGGTCACCCACGTGGGTACGGCCGCCGGAGATCAACGAGGGTTCAATGCGGAAATGGATGAGGCCGCGCGGCTGGCGGGCTTCGACTTCAGCCACCTCAACCTCTTCACCATGCCAAACCACGCAGACCCGGAGGCGCATCTGCTGGAACAGGACGTGGTGTGGGTGAACGGCGGCTCCGTGGTGAACCTGCTTGCCGTCTGGCGTGCCCACGGGTTGGACGGCATCCTCCACCGCGCGTGGCAGCACGGAGTTGTGCTGGCGGGGGTTTCGGCCGGATCAATCTGCTGGTTCCAGGGCGGCACCACTGATTCGTTTGGGCCGGAGCTGCGTGCAGTGACCAATGGCTTGGCCTTCCTCCCGTACGCCAATGGCGTCCATTACGACTCAGAGGAAAGGCGGCGCCCGCTGGTGCACCGGCTCGTGGCTGACGGAACGCTCGGAGAAACGCACTGCACGGACGACGGCGTGGGGCTGGTCTACCACGGCACGGAACTTGTGGAAGCGGTTGCCGAGGTACGGGGCAAGGGCGCTTACATCGTCACCGCGGAAGCCGGTGGAGCGGATGGAACCACCGCTTCCGAGAGGCGCCTGGAGCCTCGCTTCCTTGGCTGA
- a CDS encoding DUF4190 domain-containing protein produces MTDQPTPRPDSQGSGAGPGDSPAGYEPPQFVPPHGPSIPAPPPYDQNPYGQNQFDQNPYGQNQFGQDQYSQNQYAQPGQYNQPGAYSQPGDPYSATYAQPSSPYGQGSSPYGQPAYGQPAYYGMPAQEPKGLSIASMVLGISSVILGWFMIPQIAAVITGHLALRREPSGKGMSITGLVLGYLCLLGYGAFWLLLIIGLTYASSYGY; encoded by the coding sequence ATGACTGACCAGCCAACTCCGCGCCCTGATTCGCAAGGGTCCGGTGCGGGACCCGGCGATTCGCCGGCAGGCTACGAGCCGCCGCAGTTTGTGCCGCCCCATGGCCCAAGCATTCCGGCGCCGCCGCCGTATGACCAGAACCCGTACGGCCAGAATCAGTTTGACCAGAACCCGTACGGCCAGAATCAGTTTGGCCAGGACCAGTACAGCCAGAACCAGTACGCCCAGCCAGGCCAGTACAACCAGCCTGGTGCGTACAGCCAGCCTGGCGATCCGTACAGCGCCACATATGCCCAGCCTTCGAGCCCCTACGGCCAGGGTTCCAGCCCTTATGGCCAACCGGCGTACGGACAACCCGCGTACTACGGTATGCCGGCCCAGGAGCCCAAGGGCCTGAGTATCGCCAGCATGGTGCTCGGCATTTCCTCGGTCATCCTTGGCTGGTTCATGATTCCGCAGATCGCCGCAGTCATCACCGGCCATCTGGCCCTCCGCCGTGAACCCTCTGGCAAGGGTATGTCCATCACCGGGCTGGTCCTGGGCTACCTTTGCCTGCTGGGTTACGGAGCGTTCTGGCTGCTCCTGATTATCGGGCTGACATACGCTTCCAGTTACGGGTACTGA